In Syngnathoides biaculeatus isolate LvHL_M chromosome 5, ASM1980259v1, whole genome shotgun sequence, the following are encoded in one genomic region:
- the setd2 gene encoding histone-lysine N-methyltransferase SETD2 isoform X1: protein MEECLDLKHFLKDEGSGASVKVEGLSKAALIKSLSPRVMLSNHLLPKGTKMKVNLEDQSRQKVSFSFSQTKKPLHSIFVIPSSPEKSDTEHHTASSQTTVDKGKASDSKNEQKQTRSVPISTEQTSSQVPSFAAKLKTDLAKMHFKKQILSVSVTREKITSFIREETPKSELLVLQKPANNSETKVPILQHQNPVSVCPSDDSHRHSSESRTASNLKKPAASSGKEEDNSSNEQDKNVYKRKTRSQTDKRTETEDPVPISSRHKLVDSKSKTNLESSSKAVIKRSSSRSRGDEKEKNSSKRSENHESSSSYTKSDRDSRYTSSRSLRSDKDRRRSRSRSRSRSRSRGSRTSSSHPRSERSRGDRGSRSERSYYHDSDRRSYRSSPRRERRRSRSRNDRTRDSSDSEDDHRKTRTRTSDSSRSSNYSKSSSYSKSDKVSKSIDAPHSSESVKRSQTSSLMSERTLKRLSDSDSQRKVSPGEDSRHYKASTHHTLDTNRKSTSSQQHTHLESEKHEHETRPKNSSVVNEPDQRTKPQASSSLEETHKEEKTSRLDTKQTTFSRTPEETSKHDRQSDIVNCPSDEAKHEATIKPCLPDEKETNDVYYIQHRSKTDHQGGELTEMVCNRLDGPKSSLRVDEEIAPAISSNEVKQQVNGSLEKVNVKDCLLPQNIPQVTSNVAAESLFNSSDDKVCNLDMKDVDSSPGSVTVPNTVDVPAPDHNCKPQGDLNNVIGTEQAESNLPMQLEQPCKTENLMTLEQNVDNDKKSSPTKKTRWDIVRQEGPESDNSQQTLSAERLEDVVLINKIEFSQNQSQIDMIESTQESGRHSNTGQEIGRLKQAGSYDQGQSSQVVLDHFQKNLNPLLCNSNATQVNSGGQMESWNGNFKEKSEDSTHKHKLHDTLANQVAERGHSDASDSDNSDYESESDEAIKRLHSVVVVPKNSTVTSESHDTGPSSCSPIISKDHITNEVTNVNGHELQYQDSAQQRLEGISYHTNALCQSQSNMIDSTSHLEGSSSTGVPQPYVIGPANVHQGITNFTRNLDNSGHYDQVQGQQYVNSRGELTVAHYQHSNSVDNVSDGGAFNPSWRSAQPEQPSSTYQQPDSSHGPLLPQSKLPETFPNVQQHRHHGVSWNRQPSEMQPSKEPYLHAYQDFAGEIHPDSLTNDHDDYCGAKPSNLSKATVDSSGPPVPPGFVQGHEISSNSRCSAVADPSRENSFKTHRSRGPPKKRRPEIESDSDNEAEAGPTGKRERQGETEDPKENKVKVEAVRPSLTLQHFQDSNRWKEFAKTKKMPPYFDLIEENLYLTERKKSKSHRDIKRMQCECPVLPKQDRLRGILACGEDCLNRLLMIECSSRCLNGHYCSNRRFQMKQHADFEVILTEDKGWGLRAAKDLPSNTFVLEYCGEVLDHKEFKTRVKEYARNKNIHYYFMALKNNEIIDATLKGNCSRFMNHSCEPNCETQKWTVNGQLRVGFFTTKAVSAGTELTFDYQFQRYGKEAQKCFCGAPSCRGFLGGENRVSVRAAGGKMKKDRTRKNALTTVDEELEALLENGEGLYDGKQVVSLCRLMVRVENMEQKLTCLKLIRDTQNPSCLKQFLDHHGLSLLWIFMVEISEAKGNCANNVKLQSEIMKTLSVLPISTKNMLEESKVLTFIQRWAQTKALPQPTEMDGYSSENTSRAQTPLNIPDGSSSKLGPEFERDASKPAVYRRLKIISENSLDSALSDASKASDGKEEEEEEEDEEEDESSQSALPDDKHKENVVSEAANPVTESPKEEVKDIKVEKQEETEMASDVQEHVHFEEVKDQIDMEEKPSEVKVDVVDEPKKESEVSDKSNEELTIPALSETTEIESDQATVEIQEPEIESVQMDVSEARTEEPVEQMVAKTETLETESQSSGPEAQPDEPGTGAPQNSDTPEVIRSTEDTPAPTDPQAIETPSQDEEEGVSDVESERSQEPQINVLDISSMAARLLDSWKDLKEVYRIPKKSQVEKEPNDRSRDRETTLTPRNTSGSREREREREKDRDRDYDRDWDRDRERDRERERDRERERDRDKTPRSNERRRRRSTSPPSSYERSSRRTEERFDPSKTPRGVGSKERNKLSTEERRKLFEQEVAQREAQKQQQQLQTLAYDPALAYASTSGFITYPPGYPLQTFVDPTNPNAGKVLLPTPTADPTMTYEQTTPQRLVSDLGLPSPSSTSQATPVSNISQHITTANLTPADTQQYAQPAVAAQDSGVSVLSVAAQTAPQVQSQQSYATLWDPATQQAVTVQTQPAQQYAAAPAQAPTQTAIYYQGQPCQTIYSIPTAYPQTNTPVIQAYSDPTAGYLHGQTVYPGHQQGVVVQQGGTVTTIVTSQTVQQEMIVPNNVIDLPPPSPPKPKTIVLPPNWKVARDPEGKIYYYHIATRQTQWDPPTWDGSSDTNMDHDSEMDLGTPTYDENPSKFSTKTAEADTSSELAKKSKETFRKEMSQFIVQCLNPYRKPDCKLGRISNTEDFKHLARKLTHGVMNKELKACTNPEDLDCNENVKHKTKEYIKKYMQRFGAVYKPKEDTEVY from the exons ATGGAAGAGTGTCTTGACCTCAAACACTTTCTAAA AGACGAAGGAAGTGGTGCCTCG GTAAAGGTGGAGGGCCTTTCTAAGGCAGCTCTCATCAAAAGTCTGTCTCCTAGAGTTATGCTGTCCAATCATCTATTGCCTAAAGGGACCAAGATGAAAGTGAACCTAGAGGATCAGAGTCGTCAGAAAGTGTCCTTCAGCTTCTCGCAGACCAAGAAGCCACTCCACAGCATTTTTGTTATCCCTTCTAGCCCAGAAAAGTCTGACACTGAACATCACACTGCCTCGTCACAGACAACAGTTGATAAAGGCAAAGCTTCTGACAGTAAAAATGAGCAAAAGCAGACCCGTTCAGTGCCAATTTCAACAGAACAGACTTCTTCGCAAGTTCCAAGCTTTGCCGCTAAACTCAAAACGGACTTGGCAAAGATGCATTTCAAGAAGCAAATCCTCAGTGTGTCTGTGACTAGAGAAAAAATAACATCTTTTATTCGGGAGGAGACACCCAAATCTGAATTGCTGGTTTTGCAGAAACCTGCAAATAACAGCGAAACCAAAGTCCCAATTTTGCAGCATCAGAACCCTGTAAGTGTCTGCCCCTCTGACGATTCTCACCGTCACTCCTCTGAGAGCCGGACTGCATCAAACCTCAAGAAACCTGCTGCATCCtcaggaaaagaggaagataaTTCCAGTAATGAGCaggataaaaatgtatataaaaggAAAACCAGGTCACAGACTGACAAACGAACAGAGACTGAAGATCCAGTCCCCATTTCTTCCAGACACAAATTAGTTGActccaaaagtaaaacaaatttgGAAAGCAGTAGCAAAGCAGTAATAAAAAGGTCTTCCTCGAGGTCACGAGGAgacgaaaaggaaaaaaactcatCAAAGCGATCTGAGAATCATGAAAGTTCATCTAGTTATACAAAATCAGACCGTGATTCTAGGTATACATCATCTCGGTCCCTGCGATCAGACAAAGATCGCAGAAGATCCAGATCAAGGTCAAGATCAAGGTCTCGATCTAGAGGCTCTCGAACGAGTTCATCTCACCCAAGATCGGAGAGATCAAGAGGTGATAGAGGATCCCGCTCAGAAAGATCCTATTATCATGATTCCGATCGCAGATCATATAGGAGTTCTCCACGTAGAGAGAGACGACGATCTCGTTCTCGCAACGACAGAACTCGGGACAGTTCGGACTCTGAAGATGACCATCGCAAGACGAGGACACGGACAAGTGACTCCAGTAGATCATCCAACTATTCAAAGTCGTCTTCCTACTCAAAATCTGACAAAGTATCTAAATCTATAGATGCGCCACATTCGTCAGAGTCAGTTAAAAGAAGTCAAACCTCATCTTTGATGTCAGAAAGGACTTTAAAGCGACTATCAGACTCTGACTCCCAGCGAAAAGTCTCTCCAGGTGAAGACTCAAGGCATTATAAAGCTAGCACCCATCATACACTAGACACCAACAGAAAATCCACCTCTTCCCAACAACATACCCATTTAGAAAGtgaaaaacatgaacatgaaaCTCGTCCAAAAAACAGTTCAGTGGTCAATGAACCCGATCAAAGGACAAAACCACAGGCAAGCTCTAGTTTAGAGGAAACACACAAAGAAGAGAAAACTAGTCGGCTCGACACCAAACAGACCACGTTCTCTAGAACACCAGAGGAAACCAGCAAACATGACAGACAGTCTGACATAGTTAATTGTCCCAGTGATGAAGCAAAACATGAAGCTACGATAAAACCATGTTTGCcagatgaaaaagaaacaaacgatGTATATTATATTCAACACAGAAGTAAAACTGACCACCAAGGCGGTGAGTTGACAGAGATGGTATGTAACAGATTAGATGGACCAAAATCAAGTCTCCGAGTGGACGAAGAAATCGCACCAGCTATAAGCTCAAATGAGGTCAAGCAGCAAGTAAACGGCAGCCTTGAAAAAGTAAATGTGAAGGATTGTCTTCTTCCTCAAAATATACCACAGGTGACTTCCAATGTTGCTGCAGAAAGTTTATTCAATAGTAGTGATGACAAAGTTTGCAACTTGGACATGAAAGATGTTGACTCTTCACCAGGGTCAGTGACTGTACCTAATACAGTTGACGTACCTGCCCCAGATCACAACTGTAAACCACAGGGTGATCTTAATAATGTGATTGGCACGGAGCAAGCTGAATCAAACCTACCGATGCAATTAGAGCAGCCATGTAAAACTGAGAACCTGATGACACTTGAACAAAACGTAGACAATGATAAAAAGAGCAGTCCTACTAAAAAGACTCGGTGGGATATTGTTAGACAGGAAGGACCAGAGAGTGACAATTCACAGCAGACACTTAGTGCTGAACGACTTGAAGATGTGGTCTTGATAAACAAAATTGAGTTTTCCCAAAACCAAAGTCAGATAGACATGATAGAAAGTACACAAGAATCTGGAAGACATTCCAATACAGGCCAGGAGATTGGGCGGCTAAAGCAGGCAGGTAGTTACGACCAAGGGCAGTCTTCACAGGTTGTTCTTGACCATTTTCAGAAAAACTTAAATCCTCTTCTGTGCAACAGTAATGCAACACAGGTCAACAGTGGTGGACAGATGGAGAGCTGGAATGGTAACTTTAAAGAGAAATCTGAAGATAGTACCCACAAGCATAAATTACACGATACGTTAGCCAATCAGGTAGCCGAAAGAGGACATAGCGATGCTAGTGATAGTGACAACTCTGACTATGAGTCTGAATCCGATGAGGCAATAAAACGATTGCACTCTGTGGTGGTTGTGCCAAAGAATTCCACTGTAACCAGTGAGTCACATGACACGGGACCTTCCTCGTGCAGTCCAATTATCTCAAAAGACCACATTACTAATGAAGTCACCAATGTGAATGGTCATGAACTCCAATATCAAGATAGCGCTCAGCAAAGACTGGAGGGCATTTCATACCATACTAATGCTCTTTGTCAATCCCAGAGTAATATGATTGACAGCACTAGTCACTTAGAGGGATCCAGCTCTACTGGTGTCCCACAGCCTTATGTGATTGGTCCTGCCAATGTCCACCAGGGTATCACTAATTTCACGCGAAACCTTGACAATTCTGGACATTACGACCAAGTGCAAGGCCAGCAATATGTCAACAGCAGAGGTGAACTGACTGTCGCACATTACCAACATTCTAACAGTGTTGACAACGTCAGTGATGGGGGTGCATTCAACCCAAGCTGGAGGTCTGCACAGCCAGAGCAGCCCAGTAGTACATATCAACAGCCAGACAGCAGTCATGGACCATTGTTACCACAATCTAAACTTCCAGAAACCTTTCCGAACGTACAGCAGCATCGACACCACGGTGTCTCATGGAACCGACAACCCTCAGAGATGCAGCCCAGCAAAGAACCTTACCTCCATGCATATCAGGACTTTGCAGGTGAAATCCACCCAGACTCGCTCACTAATGACCATGACGATTATTGCGGGGCTAAACCATCCAATCTTAGTAAAGCAACTGTCGACTCCAGTGGACCGCCGGTGCCTCCAGGGTTTGTACAAGGTCATGAAATAAGCAGCAACAGCAGGTGCTCTGCCGTGGCTGACCCCTCGCGGGAGAATAGCTTCAAGACCCACAGAAGCAGGGGACCTCCCAAGAAAAGACGACCAGAGATTGAGTCCGATTCCGACAACGAGGCGGAAGCTGGACCAACTGGCAAAAGGGAGCGCCAAGGAGAAACGGAGGATccgaaagaaaataaagtcaaagtTGAGGCGGTCCGACCGTCACTCACTCTGCAGCACTTTCAAGACTCCAACCGATGGAAAGAGTTTGCCAAGACAAAGAAGATGCCCCCTTATTTTGACCTCATTGAAGAGAATCTGTACCTAACTGAGCG AAAGAAGAGTAAATCTCATCGTGATATCAAGAGGATGCAGTGTGAGTGCCCAGTCCTCCCCAAGCAGGACCGTTTAAGGGGAATATTGGCGTGCGGGGAAGATTGTTTAAATCGTCTGCTGATGATTGAATG CTCGTCACGGTGCCTGAATGGACACTATTGCTCAAATCGCCGCTTTCAAATGAAGCAGCATGCAGACTTTGAAGTCATCCTCACTGAAGACAAGGGCTGGGGTCTACGTGCAGCTAAGGACTTGCCTTC AAATACTTTTGTGCTAGAATACTGTGGGGAAGTTTTGGACCACAAAGAGTTCAAAACAAGGGTCAAAGAATATGCACGGAATAAGAACATCCACTACTATTTCATGGCTCTAAAAAATAACGAG ATCATCGATGCAACACTGAAGGGTAATTGCTCCCGGTTTATGAATCACAGCTGCGAGCCCAACTGTGAGACCCAAAAG TGGACGGTCAATGGCCAGCTTCGAGTCGGGTTCTTCACCACCAAAGCAGTCAGTGCAGGAACTGAGTTGACGTTTGACTATCAATTTCAGAGATATGG GAAAGAAGCCCAGAAGTGCTTCTGTGGAGCCCCCAGCTGTCGGGGCTTCCTGGGAGGGGAGAACAGAGTCAGTGTCCGAGCGGCCGGAGGGAAGATGAAGAAAGACCGTACTCGAAAGAATGCGCTCACCACA GTCGATGAGGAACTGGAGGCATTGCTGGAGAATGGCGAAGGGCTTTATGATGGGAAACAAGTGGTGTCCCTGTGCAGACTTATGGTCCGTGTGGAAAACATGGAGCAGAAACTCACCTGTCTCAAGCTCATACGT GATACCCAGAATCCATCTTGCTTAAAGCAGTTTTTAGATCATCATGGCTTGTCTTTGCtttggattttcatggtggagATTTCTGAAGCCAAGGGCAATTGTGCTAATAACGTCAAACTACAATCGGAG ATCATGAAGACATTGTCTGTGTTACCCATCTCCACCAAGAACATGCTGGAAGAGAGTAAAGTCTTGACCTTCATTCAGCGATGGGCACAAACAAAAGCTCTCCCTCAGCCCACTGAGATGGACGGTTACTCCAGCGAGAACACTTCTCGTGCTCAGACGCCTCTAAACATCCCAGATGGTTCCTCTTCTAAATTGGGACCAGAGTTTGAAAGGGACGCCTCAAAACCAGCCGTGTACCGCCGCCTTAAAATCATCAGCGAAAACAGTCTGGACAGTGCCCTCTCAGATGCCAGCAAAGCGTCTGATGgcaaggaggaagaagaagaggaggaggatgaggaagaggatgaatCTTCCCAAAGTGCACTGCCAGATGACAAACACAAGGAAAATGTGGTCAGTGAAGCTGCTAATCCAGTGACAGAATCACCGAAAGAGGAGGTAAAAGACATCAAAGTGGAGAAACAAGAAGAGACAGAAATGGCTTCAGACGTTCAGGAACATGTTCATTTTGAAGAGGTAAAAGACCAAATTGATATGGAGGAGAAGCCCTCTGAGGTGAAAGTGGATGTAGTTGATGAACCGAAGAAGGAATCTGAGGTATCTGATAAGTCTAATGAAGAGCTCACCATCCCGGCACTATCagaaacaacagaaattgaAAGTGACCAGGCTACGGTTGAGATTCAGGAGCCAGAGATCGAGTCAGTTCAAATGGATGTTTCTGAGGCTCGAACTGAAGAACCTGTAGAACAGATGGTAGCCAAAACAGAAACACTAGAGACTGAGAGTCAGAGTTCTGGCCCTGAGGCCCAACCAGATGAACCTGGCACAGGAGCGCCCCAAAACTCTGACACCCCTGAAGTCATTAGGTCTACAGAAGACACACCAGCACCGACAGATCCACAAGCGATAGAAACACCTTCTCAGGATGAAGAGGAAGGTGTTTCTGATGTGGAGAGTGAGCGGAGTCAGGAGCCCCAAATCAATGTTTTGGACATTAGCAGCATGGCGGCCAGGCTGTTGGACAGTTGGAAGGATCTCAAG GAGGTGTACAGAATACCAAAGAAGAGTCAGGTGGAAAAAGAACCCAATG ATCGGAGTAGAGATCGCGAAACAACTCTGACTCCACGCAACACCTCTGGTAGTCGAGAGCGTGAAAGGGAGCGTGAAAAGGATAGGGACAGAGACTACGACCGGGATTGGGACAGGGACAGGGAGCGAGACAGGGAAAGAGAGAGGGACAGGGAGAGAGAGCGTGATCGAGACAAAACTCCACGCAGCAATGAGAGACGGCGGCGACGGTCCACATCCCCACCCTCCTCCTATGAGCGAAGCAGCCGTCGCACTGAGGAACG GTTCGACCCGTCAAAGACACCGCGGGGAGTCGGCAGCAAGGAGCGCAACAAGCTGTCCACGGAGGAACGCAGGAAGCTGTTTGAACAGGAGGTTGCTCAGCGGGAAGcccagaagcagcagcagcagctccaaACTTTGGCCTACGACCCTGCCTTGGCCTATGCCTCGACTTCTGGGTTCATCACCTATCCTCCCGGATACCCCCTCCAGACTTTTGTGGATCCTACCAACCCCAACGCAGGCAAAGTACTACTACCCACCCCTACAGCTGACCCCACCATGACCTATGAACAGACTACTCCCCAAAGACTAGTCTCAGATCTTGGGCTTCCCTCGCCATCATCCACTTCTCAAGCCACTCCTGTTTCTAATATCTCTCAGCACATCACCACCGCCAACCTCACCCCTGCTGACACGCAGCAGTACGCCCAGCCCGCTGTCGCAGCCCAGGACTCGGGTGTGTCTGTCCTCTCCGTGGCTGCCCAGACGGCTCCCCAGGTCCAGAGCCAGCAGAGCTACGCCACTTTGTGGGATCCAGCCACCCAGCAGGCGGTGACCGTGCAGACGCAGCCAGCACAGCAGTACGCGGCAGCCCCGGCGCAGGCCCCCACGCAAACAGCCATCTACTACCAAGGCCAGCCGTGCCAAACCATCTACAGCATCCCCACCGCTTACCCTCAGACCAACACTCCAGTCATACAG GCTTACTCTGACCCCACAGCCGGTTACTTGCACGGCCAGACGGTTTATCCCGGCCATCAGCAGGGGGTGGTGGTGCAGCAGGGGGGCACCGTCACCACCATCGTTACCTCCCAAACTGTCCAGCAG GAAATGATTGTACCCAACAATGTGATCGATCTTCCTCCTCCCTCGCCCCCGAAGCCCAAAACTATCGTTCTACCTCCCAACTGGAAAGTGGCCCGGGACCCTGAAGGAAAGATCTACTATTACCATATTGCAACAAG gcaaACTCAGTGGGATCCCCCTACCTGGGATGGAAGTAGTGACACCAATATGGACCATGACTCTGAGATGGACCTTGGCACTCCCACTTACGATGAGAATCCCTCCAAG ttctCAACCAAAACAGCCGAAGCAGACACTTCCAGCGAATTGGCTAAAAAAAGTAAAGAGACATTCCGCAAAGAG ATGTCCCAGTTTATTGTCCAGTGCTTGAATCCTTATCGGAAGCCCGACTGCAAACTTGGCCGAATTAGCAACACGGAGGACTTCAAACACTTGGCAAGAAAG CTAACCCACGGCGTCATGAACAAAGAACTGAAGGCGTGCACCAACCCCGAGGACCTGGACTGCAACGAGAACGTCAAGCACAAGACCAAGGAGTACATCAAGAAGTACATGCAGAGGTTCGGCGCCGTGTACAAACCCAAGGAGGACACGGAAGTCTACTGA